ATGGAAAGGTGGAACGTATGTGTCTCTGGGTGCCAACGTTCAATTAGAGCATTTACCAATGCTTTCTGACACTGCACTATCCCAATCTGAGATGCATGATAGAACCCGGTAATTCGCAGATGATCCTCCACCCTTTCGTTGTACCGATCCAGAGGAAGTGGATGGTTACATGTCAACATTCTTGATTtctacaaaaaaaacataacaaaTTACTAATCAAATTATTAAGAATTACTAACTTACCATCATCAATCCTTTGACTGAATCCTTATACAACTAATTCTTGTAACTTCTAAATTTAACTAGTTAATCCTCAAAAGTATTCATAACTGCTAATGAAACTCATTACAAATACATATATTCCTAATCATAAATCTCAACAATATTTACAACATCCACAATAATATCGAACGTTAATTAATTActcttttgttaaaaaatttttcccctgcaatacaaaatattaataatcTGTATATGCCATCATTCATATTCTAACAACGGTAATAATTAACTTGCTAATAATAATTACtacaattaaaattatttaaatattctcATAAAGAAATATCTAACATGGCTTAATTAAAATAACCTTCTAATCAACTCAGCATTAACACTTtatcacaataataataacatttAACCAAAATCGTAACAGTTACTTAATTTCTTAAAAACACATTTAAATAACATTGGCttacaataataattatactaaaaataaataaatttataaaatttacaTTATCTACTACTTACTACTACAGCCAAAAACACAAAactaaacaacaacaacaacataatcataaaaaattttcttatcatgatatataattaataatctgtaaaaaatatttaaataaaacctaacaaatttaaaaattagtcatAACCATTCTATTTATATTCTTCAACTACATATCTAACAACATAATCATAACAAATTTCCTAATCatgatttatataattaataatctgtaaaataattttaaacaaatctaacaaacaataaaaaataagtcaTACTCATTCCATTTATGTTTTTCAAATGCATGTCTAACAAcaatataatcataaaaaaatttttaatcatcataaatataattattaatctgttcaaaatattttaaaataatctaACTAATATTCATAAATTAGTCATAATCATTCTATTTATATTCTTCAACTGTGTGTCTAACAACAATCATAATattgaaattttatattttaataattataattataaaaaaattaaaaaattcaaaaaaaattaaaaaaaatacttacatAATCAGGATCACTGAGATAGTGAATAATATGAAGCTCAGATCGATCAacatctttaattttatattttttgggcATTGTTGTTGCTCCTCCACCATGCAAAACTcagagaaatgaagaagaacGCTGTGAGGGAGAAAGGTTAGTGGGAGTGAAGTGTGGATTCGGATGGCGAGGGAGCTAACTTCTCTTTCTGTGTTTATGAGGGGCACCGTTTAGGGACTCAACGGGGAAGCGACGCGTGTCCATTGTCGGCACCAACTCGGACCGTGCGACTAGTCCAACGAAAATCAGACGGTCCGTGAAGCTCGCCATCTCGGAGGGTCCGAGTCCGTCACCAACCTGAGCCACATACACTGGACTCGGACCGTGCATTTTGTGCCTTGAACTCGGAGGGTCCGAGTCCCTTTCCCCCTGACACCACAACTTGGTTACACACCAACCACCCCCATATCATTATCATAAACCACCTAGGGTACAATATGTAAATTAAAAAGCGCATTCTCGTGTCTCACACCACCTTACAATCATAGAACacataaaacaaaaatttaagaaaGAATAAATTACTAATTATGCTTTCAAATTTGTAAAACACTGACAATAATAATCTTAATATTTGTCAACGATAATTATATcctcgaaaattttaaaaacgcAACAAATTTACCCAACCGTGAAGAGTGTCCTTCTCCATTAAACGGAATATGGTGATGTAGCAGACAACATTCTAACGTGACATCTATTAAGGGTTTTAATCCCGTTTCTCTTTTATATGGAATTGAGAGAGAACGTTTTTTCCAATTCACCAGAAAGATAAACCCTAACTACTGTCATGCATGGTGGAAGCAGAGGCATGTCCAATAACAATCGAAGGACACAGTTAATGAAAAATAGTAGCTCTGAAGGGCTCGAAGAACATGGGAGCAAGTCCTATGACGGGACATGCTTCTGCCGTCTTCAGGTGGTGGCGTCGAAGTCGAAGACGAGGAGAAACGGGTGAGTTGGGAAAAACGTTCTCTCTCAATTTCATATAAAGGAGAAATGGGATTGAGAGAGACtgaaagactgagactgagaaATAGAGACAGAAATAAAtttcagtattctgtttggtgcaaagTGAGAGAcagaaattaaaacaagaataaaactctaatttaatttgtataaaaggtaaaattagaattaattaattgaaatgagggtattttaggtataaaatgttatttaaatttcagtttctgtctttaaaaatttcagtctcATGTGTACTTATTTTTTGGTGGTAttgaaatattgaaattttaGGAATAGAGatagaaattttagtaccaattTCTGAATCAACAAACATGATATTAAGTATCAGTCTATCAGTCTCTGTTtcagtacctcaaaacaaacgctacctaataGTGATATATGCAAGTTAATAATAGTGACTAATAGCTAAAGAAGGAGCCCTTGCCCCGGTATTGAGTTGGTTGTTGACCAACAGAAAGCATGGGAAAAAGACCAAAGATGATCTACCAAATGATAAGAATGCCTCTGAGTTTTAGTTCGCACTTAAAATCCTAAAGAGGCACGTCAGCATGGCATCGATCTCAGGGTGAAACTGTCTACAGATAGCATGTTTTCCTCTACTTCTGATGAGACCGGACCCGTGTTGTTCGCCTCATCATTTAGAAGAAGTGACTCAAATtagagaaaaattatattatttaatagaaataaatatttaaaattattttgtatattttaaaatgtaaagaactaagtgtccaaatttaaaaattttaaaaattaatttagataaatattcgtaaatttatctaatttagtcttactaaatattaaaaaaatattggtcATGTAATAATATAATACTCTCAGAATTAGTATATCGAACAATGAGTATCTAACATTTGATATGATGGTTTTATTATTTGGTGGATCTTTGTTCTTATTCTTTTGTTCGGCAGATATAATCAAGTTTCACCAAACATTAAATTTCAAGTTTTAGTGTTTTACTATTTGGTCATATTTAATTTGCTTATTTTCGGTTCAAcgaatagaataaaaaattaactttttttctgaaaattaaattaaaatctcTTCACATGACACATTCTCATTACTCAACAATATTATTTTGCATTTTTGCTCAACTTAATGAGAAAAATAACTCAACCATTATTATTGTAAAATTAGACAAAATAGTATATTTTAGGATAAATAATGACTAATAGAAATTAAACTATCTTTTCTTAAATTgttgtgtgtgtatatatattttagtcACCAATAATATAGTTTAATATGCACATATTAAATTAAATCCATAAATATATTGTGAACGGTGAATAGATACAAGGATGTTGTTGAAATTTAAGTCCTGGCCTAAATATTACATTATTTCacaatttttaatttgtcttcactatttattgattttattgttaggatttggttgaattagtcacaCATTGTTcaggatagcaaatggagtgggtggcctaggctataaatatgaggctaagttctccatttgtttttgcaccagtcagaaatactttaagcttgtatctgatttttcttttcctctgtactctttgattagagagtgttgtgaggtgtagttagatatttgctttgagagagtgtgggtgtactggggtgccggtgAGAAAAAGAAGTgtatgtgttgtaacaattttcacatagtgatattctctggttgtcatttgacaacggccgtggttttttctccggtaattggagtttccacgttaaattcttgtgttgtaattgtgtctattttatttctttgtcaAAGGTGTTTTCTCAAGGAAATGGTATCTTATTCCCAACATTTATAAACCATGATATTTAGTTGTGCCAAGTTATTTCTGCTACGCACACAAATCACATTAGAAGGAcaataataagaatatgagGGAAAATTAAAGCTACCTCGTATTTAATTGATatctaaaaaagaaaaaacaaataatacatCACATTGCCAATAATTATATTGGTAGCGATGAAGTAAGGAGAGGATATAGAATTGGCCTAGCTAATAATGGTATGAACCAAAGCATTTTAATGAAGAGGGTTCAAATTGGATTAATTAGAGAACTGGGATTGGAACCACTACTCTTGAAAACACATTCAAGAACGTAACTAACCATTTTCCCCACCAATCcaaattataaaatcaaaaaGTCTAGAGAAATAAGAAATGGATTGTGATGATATTAATTTGTGCCGCTAAACGCAAGCTGGTGGGACTTGCAAACCGCCGAAATACAGTGGATTAATGTTAACACATCTAGACATGGTTGGAAGCAATCCAAGCTTGAGATCAATGTTGCGAAGTATGACACCTTTGCACGGGAACAATTTGCTGCACCTTAAGTCCACTGCAACTGGACTAATCGTGGTTCCCCTTATATTATTGAATTGAATATTGTTAAGCTTCACAAGTGATGGCTGCGTGCACATACAAATGTGAATTAATTATTTGAGTTTTCATGTAATAATTAAGCAAtgcaataatataatataattattaccTTCTTTTTGCAGTTCGGAAAGCATTCATACTCTTGGTCAATGATGATGGGGTTTTTAACATTTACCATGTCGATGTTTGTGAAGAATATATCCGAGGCTGAACCTGGGAATCTATCTGGCCAAGTTTTGATTCTGACACCATTGGTTGTTCCAAGCAATGTGGCGTTTATGAGGCGAATACCTTTCACCTCTAACTCGTCCGCATACTTTCCAAGGCTACCGATGCTGTTCATGTTCATGTATGTGTTTATATAGATAGAGATTGAATGTATAATTAAGAGgaagaataatatatataagagAATACATGCATACCTAACACCATGTCCTGGGCCACACCTGAGTCTGTTCATGGTAACATTGACAGAACCTTGGATTATAGAGACACAGTCATCACCAGTTGCAATGGTGTTTCTAGACATGATGACATTGATGGAGTGGCTAACATGGATGCCATCAGTGTTGGGGCTAGTTTCTGGTGCTGTAAGCTTAAGCCTTCGCAACCTTATGTTTCCACAGTTAGTGACAAATATGTGAAACCCTTTTGGATTCACAGACCTAATCCCCTGTATAATCGCATCGTTCACTCGGCTGAAGAAGAGACTCTAcatgcatgcatgcatacaacaattaattaattaattaattaattaattaagctCGATTAATCAATGAGTTTAATTTGAACAAGTTGGTTAATATCTTACGCTAGGATTTCTGACGCATGCAGAACCGTCTCTCTTAGATTCACAATTCTCGGTGTATTTCCATGAATCCTTACCCTGCCCATCAAAGGTACCTTGACCAATGAGTCTTAAGCCGTTAAGGTTCTGGAAAAGCAGCCACTCATCGTTTTCAAACTCGGAAATATCAGTAGGGGCCAAAATAGTTCCATCAACTTGAACTGTTACGGGATGTGGGGTCATGCATGGCCCTGAAAAGAACATTGAGGAAACCAAGAATCTACCCTCTGGAACATATACCCTACTCTGCACTGTTGATTTGCATGTTGCTTGCCATGCATCCATGAATGCCTTTTACATGCATCATCATACAGTAATAATGTTAAGTTACGTGCACACAAAAAATCAGTCACTAAATCAGCATCATTTTTGGTTTCGTACCTGGGTAGAGTCGAATTCGCCGTCGGGTTGGGCTCCGAAATCGAGCACATTGTTAACCTTCTCGCCGGGAAAAAGGGTATCTCGTGCTACATTCCTGCCCTTGTAGATATCTGGGCCACTATGTGGCCGTGCTCTTGGCTTAGCAACCGCATAAGAGGCCAATGCAAAGcaaataatagtaataaaaagAGAATTTTGCTTTGCAATGCCCATTCTGCCCTCACTCAAATTTATGTATTCCTCCTCAGGGCCCTAACTCAATTCAACTTTCCGAGATCCAAATCTTTCAACTTCAAGCCTCCGTATTGGGAGGCTATAGCTAACTAGTAAGGTAGGGCCGTAGGGGGGAGGGTGGAAATTATCCCTCCTTCTTtgcttcttctatttaatttactACCTACTATGTTTTTTCCCTCTAAAAAACAAATGGTTCATCTAAATCAACGCAGATTTTTGTGTTGGATTGttggtttttctttttaattggttTAGCCAATTTAAGGAtagattctttatgtccattgaGACTTTACACTATAACAAATTAACAACCGCTCTTCTAAAAATATGTGTTTCCAAATTTAAATAACCAATAGATTAGTATACAGACTATATAGTATGGTGGTTATAACTTATAAGTTACAATACACTGAACTGAATTATTGGATCCAGTTTATTGTaatgctttttttttaaatagtgaAACTTTAGCTCCACaacctgtttttttttttccaaaatatgataaaaagtaaaaaattggCTAATTTAATTGAATGTAATAAATCCAATGTCATTAGAGACAAAGTAATAAGAAGCATTAGAGAGGCGCCATAAGATTGTTATGAAAGTAAATTTCAAGTTTTACTATTTGGTCATATTTAATTTGCTTATTTTCGGTTCAAcgaatagaataaaaaattaactttttctgaaaattaaattaaaatattttcacaTGACACATTCTCATTACTCAAACAATATTATTTTGCATTTTCGCTCAACTTCATGAGAAAAATTACTCAACCATTATTATTGTAAAATTAGACAAAATAGTATATTTTAGGATAAATAATGACTAATAGACGCTAACTTTTCTTAAATTAATGTGATATATATATCACAGAAAGTACTTCAAGTCTTCAAGCCATCAAGCAAAtgaattataactcaaatggcatagtctttccatactcaattaagaggTCGCGGTTTTGAATCTcctatttttaattaaaaaaaaagtcttCAAGCCATCAATATTATAGTTTAATATgcacaaattaaattaaatccaTAAATATATTGTGAACGGTGAATAGATACAAGGAATGTCATTGAAATTTAAGTCCTGGCCTAAATATTACATTATTTCACTATTTCTAATTTGTCTTCACTGTTTATTGATTTTATAAACCATGATATTAAGTTGTGCCAAGTTATTTCTGTTACGCACACAAATCAAATTAGAAGGAcaataataagaatatgagGGAAAATTATATTGGTAGCGATGAAGTAAGGAGAGGATAGAATTGGCCTAGCTAATAATAGTATGAACCAAAGCATTTCAATGAAGAGGGTTCAAAATTGGATTCATTAGAGAACTGGGATTGGAACCACTACTGCTCTTGAAAACACATTATTCAAGAACATAACTAACCATTTCCCCCACCAATccaaattacaaaataaaaaaataatctaaggccagcatttttattaaaatctggTAAGCACTTAACCAGCAAAAAAAATGagtaatctcacaccattaaaaatattaatgataacTAATTGATGATTACAAATAACAAAATTTGCTGGCTCCTAGTACTCCTCCCAAAAAAGAATTTGCTGTAGCTAAAAGAATTGTGATGATATTAATTTGTGCCCCCTAAACGCAAGCTGGTGGGATTTGCAAACCGCCGAAATAAATTGGATTAATGTTAAAACATCTTGACACGGTTGGAATTGGAAGGAATCCAAGCTTGAGATCAATGTTGCGAAGTACGACACCGTTGCATGGGAACAATTTGCTGCACCGTAAGTCCACTGCAACTGGACTAATCGTGGTTCCCCTTATATTGTTGAATTGAATATTGTTAAGCTTCACAAGGGATGGCTGAGTGCACAAAtgtgaattaattaattgagtTTTCATGTAATAATTAAGCAATgcaagaatatatatatatattacctTCTTTTGGCAGTTTGGAAAGCATTCATACTCTTGGTCAATGATGATGGGGTTTTTAACATTTACCATGTCGATGTTTGTGAAGAATATATCCGAGGCTGAACCTGGGAATCTATCTGGCCAACTTTTGATTCTGAGACCATTGGTTGTTCCAATCAATGTGGCGTTTATGAGGCGAATACCTTTCACCTCTAACTCGTCTGCATACTTTCCAAGGCTACCAATGCTGTTCATGTTCATGTTCATGTATGTGTTTATACAGATAGAGATTGAATATATaattaagaagaagaagaatatatATAAGAGAAGAGAATACATGCATACCTAACACCATGTCCAGGGCCACACGTGAGTCTGTTCATGGTAATATTGACAGAACCTTGGATTATAGAGACACAGTCATCACCAGTTGCAATGGTGTTTCTAGACATGATGACATTGTTGGAGTGGCTAACATGAATGCCATCAGTGTTGGGGCTGAATTCAGGTGCTGTCAGCTTAAGCTTTCGCAACCTTATGTTTCCACAGTTAGTCACAAATATGTGAAACCCTTTTGGATTCACAGACCTAATCCCCTGTATAATCGCATCGTTCACTCGGCTGAAGAAAAGACTCTGCATGCATGCATTCATACAACAATTAACCTCAATTAATCAATCACTTTAATTTGAATTAACAAGTTGGTTAATAGCTTACGCTAGGATTTCTGACGCATCGAAAACCGTCTCTTTTAGATTCACATTTCTCGGTGATTTGCCATGAATCCGTACCCTGCCCATCAAAGGTACCTTGACCAATGAGTCGTAAGCCGTTAAGGTTCTGGAAAATAATCCACTCATCGTTGTCAAACACAGAAAGATCGGTAGGGGCCAAAATAGTTCCATCAACTTTAACTGTTACGGGATGTGGAGTCATGCATGGCCCTGAGAAGAACACTGGGGAAACCAAGAATCTACCCTCTGGGACATATACCCTACTTTGCACTGTTGAGTTGCATGTTGCTTGCCATGCTTCCATGAATGCCTTTCACATACATCATCATACAGTAATGTCACGTACACATAAAAAATCAGTCACTAAATCAGCCTAGTTTTTGGTTTTCTACCTGGGTAGAGTCGAATTCGCCGTCGGGCTGGGCTCCGAAATCGAGCACATTGTTAACCTTCTCGCCGGGAAAAAGGATATCTCGTGCTACATTCCTGCCCCTGTAGACGTCTGGACCACTATATGGCCGTGCTCTTGGCCTAGCAACCGCATAAGAGGCCAATGCAAAGcaaataatagtaataaaaagAGTATTTTGCTTTGCAATGCCCATTCTGCCCTTACTCAAATTTATATATTCCTCCCCAGGGCCCTAACTCAATTCCACTTTCCGAAATCCAAATCTTTCAACTTCAACCCTCCCTATTGGGAGGCTATAGCTAACTAGTAAGGTAGGGGGAGGGTGAAATTATCCCTCCTCtgcttcttctatttaatttactACCTACTATGCTTTTTCCCTCTAAAAAAAAAATGGTTCATCTAAATCAACGCAGATTTTTGTGTTGGAttgttggttttttttttaattggtttaGCCAATTTAAGTAtagattctttatgtccattaagACCTTACACTATAATAAATTAACAACCGCCGCTCCTCTAAAAATATGTGTCTCCAAATTTAAATAACCGATAGATTAGTATACAGACTACATAGTATGGTGGTTATAAGTTACAATACACTGAACTGAATTATTGGATCCAGTTTATTGTAATGTTTTTTTAAATAGTGAAACCTTAGTTCCACaacctgtttttttttttttttcaaaatatgataaaaagtaaaaaaattggCTAATTTAATTGAATGTAATAAATCCAATGTCATTAGAGACAAAGTAATAAGAAGCATTAGAGAGGCGCCATAAGATTGTTATGAAAGCAAATTAAAGTTGCATGGTTTATAGtaataatttatgtatttaCATATATAACTAGCTGGAGTCAAAGAAAGCCTAGATGAGTTTTCAGTTTTATATAGTTAACACTTAAGCTGCAGGAGACCTTAATTTGTTTTGGTCTTCCACAGGATTGGTACAAAAGAGGAGCTAATATTACTCAAttctaaaaaaagaaaaaaaaaagtgctaAACTGCTAATTAATGATTACTCCTTTTATGATAATAATGTTTACCCAAGCAAGCCACTCTGGCGGAGCTCTGTTCCATTATTTGCTGCTATAAATCTTGAAGCAGCTTCATTGCACTTGATGTATATCTTCTACTTTTATCTGGATAACTTTAGCAGCCAAATAAGTTGGATAGAATTTGTATTGGCAGAGATTTTTACACTCTGAAGTGCTCCCAGCAGAACTCATTTGAGAGACATGCAACTCTTCTTGTCTCGTACTCGTCTTGGTAATAAGACTCTGAATAgtcttcatcatttttttttctcttaattgttCTTTGTGTGTACAAACTCTAAGAGAAAGGCTATGTATTATTATAGGGCCACACATTGGGCACTGCAGCTTCATTTCCAAGTTGTGAGTGAGAACAGATTTTATTGGATTAGTTAAATTAGTGGAGAATGAATCCTAATAAAAAGGTTGGTCAAATCTTTGAGGTCGGTTAATTGTGAGGGGTCGTGAGCTTTTGTGATTATTGTTACCATTTTTATTTGTCAAGATCAACGTGATTATGGAATTAAAATGCAATATATTCTGTGCTAAATTTAAGGTTTACATGATGAACACAACCACATTTTTAGTTGATGAATCAATGCCTCATGTGTTATTGAGTATGGAATTATATTCCGATCCCCCCTTGTCCACGTTTCAGATATGATCCTCGCTCTATGGGTCAAGGTCTATCTAAGGGAGTACCAACTTATTAAATTATACTTGCATAAACATAATTTTAATACGTCATTTTTTTTGAAGTAAAAAAATAAGTATAAGATAGAGAGAGGGAGTGAGGGTTAGTTGTTTTGGTTGACCAATTTGAATGATGACATTATGTAACAGTAACAGAAGATTTATCTAGAAAAACAGCATCGGATAGTGTCAACAAGTGTTACCAATTAATTAAGCTTGTGAAATAAGTTTGCATTGAGATCTCTCCATGATTCGATCCTCAATGTCAAATTATTCTTTCCAATCCATTGGTCGGCGACCAGATGCTGGCCTGGGtatcattttaaaataaactaCCATAATATcgaataagaaaaagaaaaataaccaaatagttgaaaacaaagagAGATGTATCAGTATTTTCAGGACTTCAATCTCATTGGACAAACTTCTACTCTCTTCATCTTTATTATTACTTAACTATTATTCTAgttgttagaatataattaggatcaattagcaTATCTGgatatttattataggagattacgtccttattattatgattctcttagtacctataaatacccttctataTTGTATCGTTCTAGACAAGTTGAATAGAGAACTTGAATATACAACTTGAATATACTCAATAATACACAAATCCTTTTTCCAATTTaatctcttgtttctaacatggtatcagagccatggTATCCTCCTTGAAGAGGATAGGTTGTTTTTCTTGCGGTGAAATCACCGtagtttttgcatttttttttctatgacattcttcTTTCCCTTTTGTCACTCCTTTGCTGTTTTTTCACCTCATCGACTAGCCTATTTTCtctgttttgtgtttttttcgaGTCGAATGATCAAACACCAGTGTCATCCGCTGTTTACCTATTCTCATGAAGAAATCATATAGTTTTCGCTCTCTCGTGGCAGTTTCGTTTGCGTTCTCTCATGCTTGCATCCTTTCGTGGCAGTTTCACCTGCGTCCTCTCGTGGCAGTTTCGTCTGCATTCTCTCGTTCCGTCTGCGTTCTCTCGTGGCAGTTCTGTTTGTGTTCTCTCGTAACAGTTCTGTCTGCGTTTTTCTCGTGGCAATTCCATCTACGTTTTGTCTATGTTTCCTtgtggcagttccgtctgcgttCTCTGGTGGCAGTTTCGTCTGCGTTCTCTcgtggcagttccgtctgcgttTCGTCAGTGTTTTCTTGTGGCAGTTTCGT
Above is a genomic segment from Arachis stenosperma cultivar V10309 chromosome 1, arast.V10309.gnm1.PFL2, whole genome shotgun sequence containing:
- the LOC130933378 gene encoding exopolygalacturonase-like yields the protein MGIAKQNTLFITIICFALASYAVARPRARPYSGPDVYRGRNVARDILFPGEKVNNVLDFGAQPDGEFDSTQAFMEAWQATCNSTVQSRVYVPEGRFLVSPVFFSGPCMTPHPVTVKVDGTILAPTDLSVFDNDEWIIFQNLNGLRLIGQGTFDGQGTDSWQITEKCESKRDGFRCVRNPSSLFFSRVNDAIIQGIRSVNPKGFHIFVTNCGNIRLRKLKLTAPEFSPNTDGIHVSHSNNVIMSRNTIATGDDCVSIIQGSVNITMNRLTCGPGHGVSIGSLGKYADELEVKGIRLINATLIGTTNGLRIKSWPDRFPGSASDIFFTNIDMVNVKNPIIIDQEYECFPNCQKKPSLVKLNNIQFNNIRGTTISPVAVDLRCSKLFPCNGVVLRNIDLKLGFLPIPTVSRCFNINPIYFGGLQIPPACV